AATTACGTGCTAACGTGTCGAACGTGTTGAATCGTGTCATTCGCCCCGGAAAGATACTATTCGCAGTATTAAAACTTACAGGTAAGAATGATCCGTTATTAATATAGCGATTTAATACTTGCCGTTCAGCCACTACCACGTTTCTTGATCACcaaattttgcattttttctgtGTGTTTCAGGATGGATAATATCGAAGATcaagtgaaatttttcgtcgttgaATTCGACGaattcactgaagaaaatttccCGGTCATTGATTTAGTTCCACGGTCATGGGTAGTATCGACGACCACTGGGCTACGTTGTCAATATCCGAACGCGAGTCCCAGCAAAATTCAGAAATGGgtgaaaaaccaaaaagaacCACGTTCGAATTGGATGGATTATGCTGTTGTTCGCATCATTTTTGAAGCACGTAAGTATAAATCATTTACAAGTATCTTTTCATTGATTCATTATGTGTCCGTGACCATATATATTACATAAAATTTCTCATGAACACGTATCTAAACGTTCAGGCCCATTGTTTCGCCAAGGTTTGCCCGCATCGggtataaacaaaattttcggtGGTCACGTGATCTAGCGTTGGTACCCGCACAGTCTCCCGATATACGCCCGTAGTTATGCTGCGAACACAATATTATGGTTTCGTCAGCAGATCACACGAACTTTATTGCTTgccttttttcacttcattttcAATATCCTATGTATTGGTTCAGCATTTTATTATATGTTTTATCCAATTACAGATGACTATGAACAaggttttcgacgtctaaaAAGATGcctaaaaaacattgaaacggCACCAAGCACTGACACCGACAACGACGAAACAACCCTGACACTTTTGGATTCCGTTTCGGAAAAACAACTACTGTCGTATCTCAATAAAGAAAATCCTCTACCTGTCAATGATAGTCTCCATTTATCGAATATCTTGggtatgttttatttattctaaaaTGTGTAGCAGTTGTACTTCGGATTGATTAACGATAGATTCTAATAATAGGTGATACGCAAGGGATGCCATCgccaaataaaaatagatcCATCAACTGCGACCGTGTATTATCAGATGGAAACGGAAATTCGAAACGCAACGAAAATGGTAGGTCTAATGTTAACGCTTTTCCggccattattattattgtatcaTTTGCGAGTTTACACAATTTCTTTCGTAGATGATTTAAAGCGTcatattgacgaaaaattaaatgaaatcaAACGAGATCTGATGCGAGCAATAGATTCTGCAAAAAGAAGTCTCCAGTACGACTTGgacaaaaaaatcgtcgaaattaataataatatcatgTTTTCGTCGAAATCAGCATTGAAGCATGGGTCAGAAGCACGAAAAGTAATTACTACCGCGCTTCCTATTAATAATTTGGAagatttcttgaaattcgacaaGTCTCTACAGGATGAAAATGCAGAAACAAAAAGTGCACTGGTtagtataaaaatgattcAGAGATTATTTTCAAGCTTGTGAGTataggttttatttattaaaggttttatttattttattaaaggttttttttcactttgcaGATTATCTTACTAAAGTCTTCTGTAGCCGGAATAACTTCGATTCAAAAAGACATTGGTATCATGGTCTCAACGATCATGAGTAAAGCTGTACAAATTAAATACAGTGGATGCGGCCGAAAAGTCAAGAACGCCgaaacaaaattgaatttcagcGCAACATTGACATTTGAATGTATGAAAGGTAAAGTGatagaaaaattttacattttcttCAATCTTAGTTCTTGTTTTATCAACGTATTCTTGTTTTATTGCAGAAATTTTGCGAGAAAAGTATTCTGATGGTCCGGAGCTTGTCGGGCTTTCAACGAAACTAAGTCGGTGGTTCGCAGGTGCTGGTGACCGAGAAGGTGGTCGTCGTGAACGCACCAATCAGCTTCCTACGCCTACCACTGAACCCGTTGCGACATCCGATATAGAATAATCGGTTTCTTACATTGCTAAGAAAGTTTTCGTttcccaataattttctatgttcttttttgctttatttttaAGATTAACAAAAGATAcagttgaaagtttttttttcttttctgctGGTACTTCGAAAATCGGTAATACATAGTTCATATACATTCTTCATATGAACAAAGtgtaatttcgtaaaaaaaatattttcttttcgttggCTTATTTGCACACATTTGGcttcataaatatttatttaatattattacttttatttttaagtttttGTTGAATCCCGAAAATTTTTctggatgatgaaaaaaataaataatgccATTCACTGCTACTTTATGAAAGAATGCTTTGAAATAAATATCTGCATTAACAATGATACGAttgtatatttaaaaaaaaataaatttacatCCTTCTACCGGTACTCATGATCGGTCCACCATGTGACCGAGGACCGGTCAACCAATGAAATTATCTTGGGCCAACGAACGACCTCGATACATCCGGCCATTGGCTTGCTGTTGGGGAACTAATGGGCAGATATTGAAGACGACCCTGGGCCAACTGTGAGATTCACCATTGGACCCAAGTTATCATTCAGACTTTCACCCAATCTAGTTTCAGCACATTTTTCGATGGTGGGCCGATGGTTGAGTACTGTTGTCTAGGTACTGAAACCTTGCTGGGCCGTTTGTCAATGTTTTCAAGGGAACCCTCTCGAGCCCATTGTGGAGCAAGAGTAATGGCTATATTTATGGCGCTTCGCGTGTACCGTCGTCGCTGCTTCCCGAGC
This sequence is a window from Venturia canescens isolate UGA chromosome 8, ASM1945775v1, whole genome shotgun sequence. Protein-coding genes within it:
- the LOC122414572 gene encoding uncharacterized protein isoform X1 is translated as MDNIEDQVKFFVVEFDEFTEENFPVIDLVPRSWVVSTTTGLRCQYPNASPSKIQKWVKNQKEPRSNWMDYAVVRIIFEAHDYEQGFRRLKRCLKNIETAPSTDTDNDETTLTLLDSVSEKQLLSYLNKENPLPVNDSLHLSNILGDTQGMPSPNKNRSINCDRVLSDGNGNSKRNENDDLKRHIDEKLNEIKRDLMRAIDSAKRSLQYDLDKKIVEINNNIMFSSKSALKHGSEARKVITTALPINNLEDFLKFDKSLQDENAETKSALIILLKSSVAGITSIQKDIGIMVSTIMSKAVQIKYSGCGRKVKNAETKLNFSATLTFECMKEILREKYSDGPELVGLSTKLSRWFAGAGDREGGRRERTNQLPTPTTEPVATSDIE
- the LOC122414572 gene encoding uncharacterized protein isoform X2, producing MDNIEDQVKFFVVEFDEFTEENFPVIDLVPRSWVVSTTTGLRCQYPNASPSKIQKWVKNQKEPRSNWMDYAVVRIIFEAHDYEQGFRRLKRCLKNIETAPSTDTDNDETTLTLLDSVSEKQLLSYLNKENPLPVNDSLHLSNILGDTQGMPSPNKNRSINCDRVLSDGNGNSKRNENALKHGSEARKVITTALPINNLEDFLKFDKSLQDENAETKSALIILLKSSVAGITSIQKDIGIMVSTIMSKAVQIKYSGCGRKVKNAETKLNFSATLTFECMKEILREKYSDGPELVGLSTKLSRWFAGAGDREGGRRERTNQLPTPTTEPVATSDIE